A single region of the Kocuria rosea genome encodes:
- a CDS encoding amino acid permease: protein MLMSSPSTWTPGGSPSSVPAAAPGTHLKARHLVMMALGSAIGTGLFIGTGAAIRTAGPAVLLSFLVACVLLVLVMRALGEMAAADPSPGAFSTYAEKAMGRTVGRTLGWLWWAQIVVVVAAEATAAAQLLAELWPVAEQWVLALLFMVVFTAINLVRVRTLGETEFWFALMKVLAVLAFLAVGIAVLLGLTEEPSPGLANLTAHGGFLPHGPTGVAAALLVVVFAFGGTELVTIAAAETEDPQRNVARAVRTILVRILVFYVGAVTVMVLVLPWNDEQLSVSPFVAVLETAGVPGADVLMAVVIILALLSALNANIYGASRMLWSLARRGSAPRAFADVSDRGVPRSAVVVSVLFGFAAVVLNYLWPETVLLWMLNTVGATCLVVWGLALVSQIVLRRRADRDGTELPLRMWAFPWLSYLALALLAGIVLLGLLDGAVRGQLLLTAGLVALIALASKVLGRRAEHAPQD from the coding sequence ATGCTCATGAGTTCCCCTTCCACGTGGACCCCGGGCGGGTCCCCGTCCTCCGTGCCCGCGGCCGCCCCGGGCACCCACCTCAAGGCCCGGCACCTCGTGATGATGGCCCTGGGCAGCGCGATCGGCACCGGCCTGTTCATCGGCACGGGCGCCGCGATCCGCACCGCCGGGCCGGCGGTGCTGCTGTCCTTCCTGGTGGCGTGCGTGCTGCTCGTGCTCGTGATGCGGGCGCTGGGCGAGATGGCCGCCGCGGATCCGTCCCCCGGCGCGTTCTCCACCTACGCCGAGAAGGCCATGGGCCGCACCGTGGGACGCACCCTCGGCTGGCTGTGGTGGGCGCAGATCGTGGTGGTGGTCGCGGCGGAGGCCACGGCCGCGGCCCAGCTGCTCGCGGAGCTGTGGCCGGTGGCCGAGCAGTGGGTGCTGGCGCTGCTGTTCATGGTGGTGTTCACGGCGATCAACCTGGTGCGGGTGCGCACGCTCGGGGAGACCGAGTTCTGGTTCGCGCTGATGAAGGTGCTCGCGGTGCTGGCCTTCCTCGCGGTCGGGATCGCCGTGCTCCTGGGCCTGACCGAGGAGCCCTCCCCGGGGCTCGCGAACCTCACCGCTCACGGCGGCTTCCTGCCCCACGGCCCGACCGGGGTGGCCGCCGCGCTGCTCGTGGTGGTCTTCGCGTTCGGCGGCACGGAGCTCGTGACCATCGCCGCCGCGGAGACCGAGGACCCGCAGCGCAACGTGGCCCGCGCCGTGCGCACCATCCTGGTCCGGATCCTCGTCTTCTACGTGGGCGCCGTGACCGTCATGGTCCTGGTGCTGCCGTGGAACGACGAGCAGCTCTCGGTCAGCCCGTTCGTGGCCGTGCTGGAGACCGCCGGGGTGCCCGGCGCGGACGTGCTGATGGCCGTGGTCATCATCCTGGCGCTGCTCTCGGCCCTCAACGCGAACATCTACGGCGCGTCCCGGATGCTCTGGTCGCTGGCCCGCCGCGGCTCGGCGCCGCGGGCCTTCGCCGACGTCTCCGACCGCGGGGTCCCCCGGAGCGCGGTGGTCGTCTCCGTGCTCTTCGGCTTCGCCGCCGTGGTGCTGAACTACCTGTGGCCCGAGACCGTGCTGCTGTGGATGCTCAACACCGTGGGCGCGACCTGCCTGGTCGTCTGGGGGCTCGCGCTGGTCTCGCAGATCGTCCTGCGCCGCCGCGCGGACCGGGACGGCACCGAGCTGCCCCTGCGGATGTGGGCCTTCCCGTGGCTGTCGTACCTGGCGCTGGCGCTCCTCGCCGGGATCGTCCTGCTCGGGCTGCTCGACGGCGCCGTGCGGGGCCAGCTCCTGCTCACGGCCGGGCTGGTGGCGCTCATCGCCCTGGCCTCGAAGGTGCTCGGCCGCCGGGCCGAGCACGCCCCGCAGGACTGA
- a CDS encoding adenylosuccinate synthase, protein MPAIVIVGAQWGDEGKGKATDLLGGRVDYVVKPNGGNNAGHTVVVGGDKFELKLLPAGILSPNAVPVIGNGVVVNPQALFEEIDGLEARGADTSRLRVSANAHLVAPYHQTMDQVSERFLGKRAIGTTGRGIGPAYMDKVGRLGIRVQDVLDESILRQKIEGALRQKNELLVKLYNRRDIDVEEVVQYFLGYADRLAPMIVDSTYLLNQALDEDKVVLMEGGQATFLDVDHGTYPFVTSSNPTAGGASVGSGIGPTRITRAIGIIKAYTTRVGAGPFPTELFDEMGEQLRTTGGEFGVNTGRPRRTGWYDAVMARHASRINGFTDYFLTKLDVLTGIEQIPVCVAYDVDGVRHDEMPMTQTEFHHAKPIFEHFAGWEENITGCRTLEDLPANARAYVEALESMSGTRMSAIGVGPDRDDTIVVRDLIN, encoded by the coding sequence ATGCCAGCAATCGTGATCGTCGGCGCCCAGTGGGGCGACGAGGGCAAGGGCAAGGCCACCGACCTGCTGGGAGGCCGCGTGGACTACGTGGTCAAGCCCAACGGCGGCAACAACGCGGGGCACACCGTGGTGGTGGGCGGCGACAAGTTCGAGCTCAAGCTCCTGCCGGCGGGCATCCTGAGCCCCAACGCCGTCCCCGTGATCGGCAACGGCGTCGTCGTCAATCCCCAGGCCCTCTTCGAGGAGATCGACGGCCTCGAGGCGCGCGGGGCGGACACCTCCCGGCTGCGCGTCTCCGCGAACGCCCACCTCGTGGCCCCGTACCACCAGACGATGGACCAGGTCTCGGAGCGCTTCCTCGGCAAGCGGGCGATCGGCACCACGGGCCGCGGCATCGGACCCGCCTACATGGACAAGGTCGGCCGGCTCGGCATCCGCGTCCAGGACGTCCTGGACGAGTCGATCCTGCGGCAGAAGATCGAGGGCGCGCTGCGGCAGAAGAACGAGCTGCTCGTGAAGCTCTACAACCGCCGGGACATCGACGTCGAGGAGGTCGTGCAGTACTTCCTGGGCTACGCCGACCGGCTCGCCCCGATGATCGTGGACTCGACCTACCTGCTCAACCAGGCCCTCGACGAGGACAAGGTGGTGCTCATGGAGGGCGGCCAGGCGACCTTCCTCGACGTCGACCACGGCACCTACCCGTTCGTGACGTCCTCCAACCCCACCGCGGGCGGCGCGTCCGTGGGCTCGGGCATCGGGCCGACCCGCATCACCCGGGCGATCGGCATCATCAAGGCCTACACCACCCGCGTGGGCGCCGGGCCGTTCCCCACCGAGCTCTTCGACGAGATGGGCGAGCAGCTGCGCACCACCGGCGGCGAGTTCGGCGTCAACACGGGCCGTCCCCGCCGCACCGGCTGGTACGACGCCGTGATGGCCCGCCACGCCTCCCGGATCAACGGCTTCACCGACTACTTCCTCACCAAGCTCGACGTCCTCACCGGCATCGAGCAGATCCCGGTGTGCGTGGCCTACGACGTCGACGGCGTCCGGCACGACGAGATGCCGATGACCCAGACCGAGTTCCACCACGCGAAGCCGATCTTCGAGCACTTCGCCGGGTGGGAGGAGAACATCACCGGCTGCCGCACCCTGGAGGACCTGCCGGCGAACGCCCGGGCCTACGTCGAGGCGCTCGAGTCGATGAGCGGCACCCGGATGTCCGCGATCGGCGTGGGCCCGGACCGCGACGACACCATCGTGGTGCGCGACCTCATCAACTGA
- a CDS encoding DUF202 domain-containing protein, with protein sequence MAWGRTLMSFVVVSAIFLRWLPHHGPFVLVLFGLAVLTAAAIYVTQRPRYVRSARGIVEEGTEPEVGAVLATSAAMLALGALGIWVVLVLV encoded by the coding sequence ATGGCCTGGGGCCGGACCCTGATGTCCTTCGTGGTGGTCTCGGCGATCTTCCTGCGCTGGCTGCCGCACCACGGGCCGTTCGTGCTGGTGCTGTTCGGCCTGGCGGTCCTCACGGCGGCGGCGATCTACGTCACGCAGCGCCCCCGCTACGTCCGCAGCGCCCGCGGCATCGTCGAGGAGGGCACGGAGCCGGAGGTCGGCGCCGTGCTGGCGACCTCGGCCGCGATGCTCGCCCTCGGCGCCCTCGGCATCTGGGTGGTCCTGGTCCTCGTCTGA
- a CDS encoding YidH family protein has protein sequence MGEQSETPGRRRLSERVLGGGTAPDPRFTLANERTFLAWIRTALAFLAGGIAIEAFTADLFDDGVRKFLAIVLLVLSMLLSAGATFRWIGVERSMRRQAPLPLPLLAPVLAVGGAIAAGVLVVVVLQG, from the coding sequence ATGGGCGAGCAGTCCGAGACCCCGGGGCGACGCCGGCTGTCCGAGCGCGTGCTCGGCGGCGGGACCGCCCCCGACCCCCGGTTCACGCTGGCCAACGAGCGCACGTTCCTCGCCTGGATCCGGACCGCGCTCGCGTTCCTGGCCGGCGGGATCGCCATCGAGGCGTTCACCGCGGACCTGTTCGACGACGGCGTGCGGAAGTTCCTCGCGATCGTGCTGCTGGTGCTGAGCATGCTCCTCAGCGCGGGCGCCACGTTCCGCTGGATCGGGGTGGAGCGGAGCATGCGGCGCCAGGCCCCGCTGCCCCTGCCTTTGCTCGCACCGGTGCTCGCGGTGGGCGGGGCGATCGCGGCGGGAGTGCTCGTCGTCGTCGTCCTGCAGGGCTGA
- a CDS encoding carbon-nitrogen hydrolase family protein: MKIAVGQFAPTADTAENLGTMRRLTEQAAAGGAQLVVFPEEAMFSERLLGEDFEELVLRGWSGFVQQLSFLAAQTGVAVIAGGYEGSADGRPYNTLVAVDAQGAILGTYRKLHLYDAFSHRESDRIRPGDKGVTVVRIGELAVGMITCYDLRFPEICRAVVDAGAELLTVPAAWFAGEHKVDHWQALLKARAIENTVWVAAADTCSEHTVGRSAVLDPLGVVVAEAGEDETVLTADVMRERIAEVRETVPVLANRRFGPAELLPSDEG; the protein is encoded by the coding sequence GTGAAGATCGCCGTCGGACAGTTCGCACCCACCGCCGACACGGCCGAGAACCTGGGGACCATGCGCCGGCTCACCGAGCAGGCCGCGGCCGGCGGGGCGCAGCTGGTGGTGTTCCCGGAGGAGGCCATGTTCTCCGAGCGGCTCCTCGGGGAGGACTTCGAGGAGCTGGTCCTGCGCGGCTGGTCCGGGTTCGTCCAGCAGCTGTCCTTCCTGGCCGCGCAGACCGGCGTCGCCGTGATCGCGGGCGGCTACGAGGGCTCCGCCGACGGGCGCCCCTACAACACGCTCGTGGCCGTGGACGCGCAGGGCGCGATCCTCGGCACGTACCGCAAGCTCCACCTCTACGACGCCTTCAGCCACCGGGAGTCCGACCGGATCCGCCCGGGCGACAAGGGCGTCACGGTGGTGCGGATCGGGGAGCTCGCGGTCGGCATGATCACCTGCTACGACCTGCGCTTCCCCGAGATCTGCCGCGCCGTGGTCGACGCCGGGGCGGAGCTGCTCACCGTGCCCGCGGCCTGGTTCGCCGGCGAGCACAAGGTGGACCACTGGCAGGCGTTGCTCAAGGCCCGCGCGATCGAGAACACCGTCTGGGTCGCGGCCGCGGACACCTGCTCCGAGCACACGGTGGGCCGCTCCGCGGTGCTCGACCCGCTCGGCGTGGTGGTCGCCGAGGCGGGGGAGGACGAAACCGTGCTGACCGCCGACGTCATGCGCGAGCGCATCGCCGAGGTGCGCGAGACCGTGCCCGTGCTCGCGAACCGCCGGTTCGGCCCGGCGGAGCTGCTGCCCTCCGACGAGGGCTGA
- a CDS encoding M13 family metallopeptidase, producing MTSTVTSSVFDLSGFDRSVRPQDDLYRHVNGTWQRRTEIPDDKPSVGAFIELRDQAEAAVRELITRARAGDPEAVESKIANLYASFMDEERIEALGASPLAPDLAEVDAVADVPGLVRHLGRMIRRGAGGLVGVDVDADPGDPERQLVFVGQSGLGLPDEEYYRDDQHAAIRGKYLEHVRTMLSLAGVEDAEEQARAVVDLETRIAAHHWDKVTVRDLTKMYNPMGFEELAASTAVLDWRLLAEGAELPGTALRTVVNAQPSFFTGVEELLVDELLPAWRSWARWHLVSARASYLSSAFVEEDFAFYGTVLSGTPRLKDRWKRGVELVNGVLGEAVGELYVAAHFSPTAKERMDELVANLLEAYRVSITGLDWMTEETRQEALKKLSQFTPKIGYPEKWKDYSSLRIDPEDLVGNRIRTTEFRLAELVRKAGQPVEKHEWLMTPQTVNAYYHPLRNEIVFPAAILQPPFFDEDADDAVNYGAIGSVIGHEIGHGFDDKGSTCDGDGRLRNWWTDADRQAFEERTAELVRQYDRLVPEQLAEEGTHVNGELTLGENIGDLGGLTIAHQAWRMSRETGSAFGPGELIDGYSPEQRLFLSWAYVWQQKSRDEALRHRIATDPHSPNEFRANQTVRNVPAFYEAFGVQETDALWLPEVERVRIW from the coding sequence ATGACATCCACGGTGACCTCTTCGGTGTTCGACCTCTCCGGCTTCGACCGCTCCGTCCGCCCCCAGGACGACCTCTACCGCCACGTCAACGGCACCTGGCAGCGCCGGACCGAGATCCCCGACGACAAGCCGTCCGTGGGCGCGTTCATCGAGCTGCGGGACCAGGCGGAGGCCGCCGTGCGCGAGCTCATCACCCGGGCCCGCGCCGGGGACCCGGAGGCCGTGGAGTCCAAGATCGCGAACCTCTACGCGTCCTTCATGGACGAGGAGCGGATCGAGGCGCTCGGCGCCTCCCCCCTCGCCCCGGACCTCGCGGAGGTCGACGCCGTGGCGGACGTCCCCGGCCTGGTGCGCCACCTGGGCCGGATGATCCGCCGCGGTGCGGGCGGCCTGGTCGGCGTGGACGTCGACGCCGACCCGGGCGACCCCGAGCGCCAGCTCGTGTTCGTGGGGCAGTCGGGGCTGGGCCTGCCCGACGAGGAGTACTACCGGGACGACCAGCACGCCGCGATCCGCGGGAAGTACCTGGAGCACGTGCGGACCATGCTGTCCCTGGCCGGGGTGGAGGACGCCGAGGAGCAGGCCCGCGCCGTGGTGGACCTCGAGACGCGGATCGCCGCCCACCACTGGGACAAGGTCACGGTCCGCGACCTCACCAAGATGTACAACCCCATGGGCTTCGAGGAGCTCGCGGCCTCCACCGCGGTCCTCGACTGGCGGCTCCTGGCCGAGGGCGCGGAGCTGCCCGGGACGGCGCTGCGCACCGTGGTCAACGCCCAGCCGAGCTTCTTCACCGGGGTCGAGGAGCTGCTCGTCGACGAGCTGCTGCCGGCCTGGCGGTCCTGGGCCCGCTGGCACCTGGTCTCCGCGCGCGCCTCCTACCTGTCGTCCGCGTTCGTCGAGGAGGACTTCGCCTTCTACGGCACCGTGCTCTCGGGGACCCCGCGGCTCAAGGACCGCTGGAAGCGCGGGGTCGAGCTCGTCAACGGGGTCCTCGGCGAGGCCGTGGGCGAGCTCTACGTCGCCGCGCACTTCTCCCCCACCGCCAAGGAGCGGATGGACGAGCTCGTGGCCAACCTCCTGGAGGCCTACCGCGTCTCGATCACGGGCCTGGACTGGATGACCGAGGAGACCCGCCAGGAGGCGCTGAAGAAGCTCTCCCAGTTCACCCCGAAGATCGGCTACCCCGAGAAGTGGAAGGACTACTCCTCCCTGCGGATCGACCCCGAGGACCTGGTGGGCAACCGGATCCGCACCACGGAGTTCCGGCTCGCCGAGCTCGTCCGCAAGGCGGGCCAGCCGGTGGAGAAGCACGAGTGGCTCATGACCCCGCAGACGGTCAACGCCTACTACCACCCGCTGCGCAACGAGATCGTCTTCCCGGCCGCGATCCTGCAGCCCCCGTTCTTCGACGAGGACGCCGACGACGCCGTGAACTACGGCGCGATCGGCTCCGTGATCGGCCACGAGATCGGCCACGGCTTCGACGACAAGGGCTCGACCTGCGACGGCGACGGCCGGCTGCGCAACTGGTGGACCGACGCCGACCGGCAGGCCTTCGAGGAGCGCACGGCGGAGCTGGTGCGCCAGTACGACCGCCTGGTCCCGGAGCAGCTCGCGGAGGAGGGCACGCACGTCAACGGCGAGCTCACCCTCGGGGAGAACATCGGGGACCTGGGCGGGCTCACGATCGCCCACCAGGCGTGGCGGATGTCCCGGGAGACCGGCAGCGCCTTCGGCCCCGGGGAGCTGATCGACGGCTACAGCCCCGAGCAGCGCCTCTTCCTGTCCTGGGCCTACGTGTGGCAGCAGAAGTCCCGCGACGAGGCGCTGCGCCACCGCATCGCCACCGACCCGCACTCCCCCAACGAGTTCCGGGCCAACCAGACGGTCCGCAACGTCCCCGCCTTCTACGAGGCGTTCGGGGTGCAGGAGACGGACGCGCTGTGGCTGCCCGAGGTGGAGCGCGTGCGCATCTGGTGA
- a CDS encoding enoyl-CoA hydratase/isomerase family protein, protein MIDLTIDGSVAEVVLNAPGRMNALDEAALAELGDAYAEAARAGVRALVLRGEGRGFCAGRDISAVDPASDDAHGFLAGKVTPLLRAMTRFPAPTFAAVQGACLGVGLGLAIATDVVYVADSAKIGSPFANLGATLDSGGHALFTERLGAHRTLDLIYTAELMSGQEAVRSGLFSRSVPADELLELTRAKAAAVAEGATGAFLASRELVAQIRDERLGLWESVENENRVQGELCRSADYAEGFAAFQQKRPPRFTGGRS, encoded by the coding sequence GTGATCGACCTGACCATCGACGGATCCGTGGCCGAAGTGGTGCTGAACGCACCCGGCAGGATGAACGCCCTGGACGAGGCGGCACTCGCCGAGCTCGGCGACGCCTACGCCGAGGCGGCGAGGGCCGGCGTCCGGGCCCTCGTGCTGCGCGGCGAGGGCCGCGGCTTCTGCGCCGGCCGCGACATCTCCGCGGTGGACCCCGCGAGCGACGACGCCCACGGCTTCCTGGCCGGGAAGGTCACCCCGCTGCTGCGCGCCATGACCCGGTTCCCCGCCCCGACGTTCGCCGCCGTGCAGGGCGCGTGCCTGGGCGTGGGGCTCGGCCTGGCGATCGCCACGGACGTGGTCTACGTCGCGGACAGCGCCAAGATCGGCTCCCCCTTCGCGAACCTGGGCGCGACCCTCGACTCGGGCGGGCACGCCCTGTTCACCGAGCGGCTCGGCGCCCACCGGACCCTGGACCTCATCTACACGGCCGAGCTGATGAGCGGCCAGGAGGCCGTGCGCTCCGGGCTGTTCAGCCGTTCGGTACCCGCCGACGAGCTGCTCGAGCTCACCCGGGCCAAGGCGGCGGCCGTGGCCGAGGGCGCGACCGGCGCGTTCCTCGCCTCCCGCGAGCTCGTGGCCCAGATCCGCGACGAGCGCCTGGGGCTGTGGGAGTCCGTCGAGAACGAGAACCGGGTGCAGGGCGAGCTGTGCCGCAGCGCCGACTACGCCGAGGGCTTCGCCGCGTTCCAGCAGAAGCGCCCGCCGCGGTTCACCGGCGGCCGGTCCTGA
- the paaE gene encoding 1,2-phenylacetyl-CoA epoxidase subunit PaaE produces MTEITAPARRRATFNTLEVAQVRKLTADSVEVAFTVPPELVDDYDYLPGQYVALRAHIDGQEVRRSYSICAEPRPGEIRVAIKQDIGGVFSTWANSSLKAGDTLDVMNPQGAFISKLGLTSMNDPERLAAEEVAKNASVHLVAFAAGSGITPIMAIAKAVLRASESSTFDLVYANRSAMEVMFAEELGDLKDKYPSRLAVHHVLSREQRISPLMSGRIDADKLQDILDEVLQVDRTDEWFLCGPFELVQLCRDTLAERGVAEDKIRFELFSTGRPENPQGQQGRVVQADPSGESYDITFNLDGLSSSIESPKNAQETVLNAALRVRPDVPFACAGGVCGTCRAKVVSGEFVMEENYALEKDEIEKGYVLTCQTRPTSKELVVDFDA; encoded by the coding sequence ATGACCGAGATCACCGCCCCCGCCCGGCGCCGGGCCACGTTCAACACCCTCGAGGTCGCCCAGGTCCGCAAGCTCACCGCGGACTCCGTCGAGGTGGCCTTCACGGTGCCCCCGGAGCTCGTGGACGACTACGACTACCTGCCCGGGCAGTACGTGGCGCTGCGCGCCCACATCGACGGGCAGGAGGTCCGCCGGTCCTACTCGATCTGCGCGGAGCCGCGGCCGGGCGAGATCCGGGTGGCGATCAAGCAGGACATCGGCGGGGTCTTCTCCACCTGGGCCAACAGCTCCCTGAAGGCCGGCGACACGCTCGACGTCATGAACCCCCAGGGCGCGTTCATCTCCAAGCTCGGGCTCACCAGCATGAACGACCCCGAGCGGCTCGCCGCCGAGGAGGTCGCGAAGAACGCCTCGGTGCACCTCGTGGCCTTCGCCGCGGGCTCGGGGATCACCCCGATCATGGCGATCGCCAAGGCCGTGCTGCGCGCCTCGGAGTCCTCCACGTTCGACCTCGTCTACGCGAACCGCTCCGCGATGGAGGTCATGTTCGCCGAGGAGCTCGGGGACCTCAAGGACAAGTACCCGTCCCGCCTGGCGGTCCACCACGTGCTCTCCCGCGAGCAGCGGATCAGCCCGCTGATGTCCGGGCGGATCGACGCCGACAAGCTCCAGGACATCCTGGACGAGGTGCTCCAGGTGGACCGGACGGACGAGTGGTTCCTGTGCGGGCCGTTCGAGCTCGTCCAGCTGTGCCGGGACACCCTGGCCGAGCGCGGCGTGGCCGAGGACAAGATCCGCTTCGAGCTCTTCAGCACCGGCCGCCCCGAGAACCCCCAGGGCCAGCAGGGCCGCGTGGTCCAGGCCGACCCCTCGGGCGAGAGCTACGACATCACGTTCAACCTGGACGGCCTGTCCAGCTCGATCGAGTCCCCGAAGAACGCGCAGGAGACGGTCCTCAACGCCGCGCTCCGGGTCCGCCCCGACGTCCCGTTCGCGTGCGCCGGCGGGGTGTGCGGCACGTGCCGCGCGAAGGTCGTCTCCGGGGAGTTCGTGATGGAGGAGAACTACGCCCTCGAGAAGGACGAGATCGAGAAGGGCTACGTGCTCACCTGCCAGACCCGTCCCACCTCCAAGGAGCTCGTCGTCGACTTCGACGCCTGA
- the paaD gene encoding 1,2-phenylacetyl-CoA epoxidase subunit PaaD, whose amino-acid sequence MTMTGSEQTGATQVTGRELRPRDEAAGRVWDIAATVNDPEVPVLSIADLGILRDARLEGARAVVVITPTYSGCPAMETITTDVTRALNAEGYDDVRVDLVLQPAWTTDWMSDEGRRKLDEYGIAPPSGRAAAGPVRLGLTVKCPRCHSLNTRELTRFGSTACKALHVCNECLEPFDYFKVH is encoded by the coding sequence ATGACGATGACCGGCTCCGAGCAGACGGGCGCCACGCAGGTGACCGGCCGCGAGCTGCGCCCCCGGGACGAGGCCGCCGGCCGCGTCTGGGACATCGCCGCCACGGTGAACGACCCCGAGGTCCCCGTGCTCTCCATCGCCGACCTCGGCATCCTGCGGGACGCCCGGCTGGAGGGCGCGCGCGCCGTCGTCGTCATCACCCCGACCTACTCCGGGTGCCCCGCGATGGAGACCATCACCACGGACGTCACCCGGGCGCTCAACGCCGAGGGCTACGACGACGTGCGGGTCGACCTCGTGCTGCAGCCGGCGTGGACCACGGACTGGATGAGCGACGAGGGCAGGCGCAAGCTCGACGAGTACGGCATCGCCCCGCCCAGCGGCCGGGCCGCCGCCGGCCCCGTCCGGCTGGGGCTCACCGTCAAGTGCCCGCGCTGCCACTCCCTGAACACCCGCGAGCTGACCCGCTTCGGGTCCACCGCCTGCAAGGCGCTCCACGTCTGCAACGAGTGCCTGGAACCCTTCGACTACTTCAAGGTGCACTGA
- the paaC gene encoding 1,2-phenylacetyl-CoA epoxidase subunit PaaC: MSFASHESATRQSAGDAITAEDIRAGGAKAPEDVARYALYLGDDALMLAQRLGWWIARAPELEEDIALANIALDLLGHARFLLTYAGTAWGKTEDDLAYFRDEEEFRSCRLVEQENGDFGQTIARQLIFSYYQYELYRRLVRSTDPTLAAIADKALKEVEYHQDHASQWILRLGLGTEESKRRVQAGLTYMWPYVDELFHDDELVKSLGDVAVLPSSLRADFDRRITAILDEAGLSVPEVLGAWGGDRSGQFSEQRGHILAEMQVLARRHPGATW; encoded by the coding sequence GTGAGCTTCGCATCCCACGAGTCCGCGACCCGGCAGAGCGCGGGCGACGCCATCACCGCGGAGGACATCCGGGCCGGCGGCGCGAAGGCCCCCGAGGACGTGGCCCGCTACGCCCTGTACCTGGGCGACGACGCCCTGATGCTCGCCCAGCGCCTCGGCTGGTGGATCGCCCGGGCCCCGGAGCTCGAGGAGGACATCGCGCTGGCCAACATCGCCCTGGACCTGCTCGGGCACGCCCGCTTCCTGCTCACCTACGCGGGCACCGCGTGGGGGAAGACCGAGGACGACCTCGCCTACTTCCGCGACGAGGAGGAGTTCCGCTCCTGCCGCCTCGTGGAGCAGGAGAACGGCGACTTCGGGCAGACCATCGCCCGGCAGCTGATCTTCTCCTACTACCAGTACGAGCTCTACCGCCGCCTCGTCCGCTCCACCGACCCGACGCTCGCGGCCATCGCGGACAAGGCGCTCAAGGAGGTCGAGTACCACCAGGACCACGCGAGCCAGTGGATCCTGCGCCTGGGCCTCGGCACGGAGGAGTCCAAGCGCCGCGTCCAGGCCGGCCTCACCTACATGTGGCCCTACGTGGACGAGCTGTTCCACGACGACGAGCTCGTCAAGTCCCTCGGGGACGTCGCCGTGCTCCCGTCCTCCCTGCGCGCCGACTTCGACCGCCGGATCACCGCGATCCTCGACGAGGCGGGGCTGTCCGTCCCCGAGGTCCTGGGTGCCTGGGGCGGCGACCGCTCGGGGCAGTTCAGCGAGCAGCGCGGCCACATCCTCGCCGAGATGCAGGTGCTGGCCCGCCGGCATCCCGGCGCCACCTGGTGA
- the paaB gene encoding 1,2-phenylacetyl-CoA epoxidase subunit PaaB has product MSENTVSPIGAPSDEWPLWEVFVRSSRGLSHVHAGSLHAPDATMAVRNARDLYTRRNEGTSVWVVPSAAITASDPDSKGGFFESAQGKSYRHATYYTKSEGVKHL; this is encoded by the coding sequence ATGAGCGAGAACACCGTGAGCCCGATCGGCGCGCCCTCGGACGAGTGGCCCCTGTGGGAGGTGTTCGTGCGGTCCTCGCGCGGGCTCTCCCACGTCCACGCCGGATCCCTGCACGCCCCGGACGCCACGATGGCCGTGCGCAACGCCCGGGACCTCTACACCCGCCGCAACGAGGGGACCTCCGTGTGGGTGGTGCCCTCCGCGGCCATCACCGCCTCGGACCCCGACTCCAAGGGCGGGTTCTTCGAGTCCGCCCAGGGCAAGAGCTACCGCCACGCCACGTACTACACCAAGAGCGAAGGGGTGAAGCACCTGTGA